One genomic segment of Vulpes vulpes isolate BD-2025 chromosome 2, VulVul3, whole genome shotgun sequence includes these proteins:
- the SHPK gene encoding sedoheptulokinase isoform X2, which translates to MNALLPFLGSCSRKSVALECQDKCMESCFGKQTKKKRKKRKEKKKEKKRQKERKSYIVKCEKSPLYEERIEQKICRRVYSLSERLLDVLDHGQSLEGCEWREGRVSPVFEPGAVSHLVTWQDGRCSSGFLASLPQPESHLNVASGFGCATIFWLLKNSPELLKSYDAAGTIHDYVVAMLCGLPRSLMCDQNAASWGYFNTQSQSWNLEILRASGFPVHLLPDIAEAGSVAGRTSHAWFEIPKGTPVGVALGDLQASVYSCMAKRTDAVLNISTSVQLATSMPSGFQPAQTPDPAAPVTYFPYFDRTYLAVAASLNGGNVLATFVHMLVQWMMDLGLEVEESTVYSRMIQAAAQQRDTCLTITPTVLGERHLPDQLASVTRISSSDLTLGHVTRALCRGIVQNLHSMLPFHQLKEWGVERVIGSGSALSRNEVLKQEVQRAFPFPVSFGQDVDAAVGAALVMLQKNLNQRES; encoded by the exons ATGAATGCCTTGCTGCCCTTCCTCGGCAGCTGCTCCAGGAAGTCTGTGGCATTGGAGTGTCAGGACAAATGCATGGAGTCATGTTTTGGAAAACAGACCAAG aaaaaaagaaagaaaagaaaagaaaagaaaaaagaaaagaaaagacagaaagaaagaaagag TTACATTGTGAAGTGTGAGAAATCTCCCTTGTATGAGGAGAGGATAGAACAAAAGATATGTAGGAGGGTGTATTCTCTTTCTGAAAGGCTGTTGGATGTGTTAGACCATGGACAGAGTTTAGAAG GTTGTgaatggagagagggaagagtTTCTCCTGTGTTTGAGCCTGGAGCCGTGAGCCACCTGGTCACATGGCAGGATGGCCGGTGTAGCAGCGGGTTCCTAGCTTCTTTGCCCCAGCCAGAGTCCCATCTCAATGTGGCCTCAGGATTTGGCTGTGCAACCATCTTCTGGCTTTTGAAGAATAG CCCAGAGTTGCTGAAGTCCTACGATGCTGCTGGCACCATCCATGACTATGTGGTTGCCATGCTGTGTGGCTTGCCAAGATCCCTGATGTGCGACCAGAATGCTGCTAGCTGGGGATATTTCAACACTCAGAGCCAAAGTTGGAACTTAGAGAT ATTGAGGGCCTCAGGCTTTCCTGTCCACCTGCTCCCAGACATCGCTGAGGCTGGCAGTGTGGCAGGCAGAACTTCCCATGCCTGGTTTGAAATCCCAAAGGGGACACCGGTGGGCGTGGCCTTGGGTGATTTACAGGCCTCCGTGTATTCCTGTATGGCCAAAAGGACAGATGCAG TTCTCAACATCAGCACCTCAGTTCAGTTGGCAACCTCCATGCCTTCTGGATTCCAGCCGGCGCAGACTCCAGACCCTGCAGCTCCTGTCACCTACTTCCCATACTTTGACAGGACCTACCTGGCAGTGGCAGCATCACTCAATGGGGGCAACGTGCTGGCCACGTTTGTCCATATGCTGGTACAGTGGATGATGGATCTAG GTCTAGAAGTTGAAGAATCCACTGTGTATTCACGCATGATCCAGGCAGCTGCACAGCAGAGAGACACCTGCCTAACTATCACTCCAACGGTGTTGGGGGAGAGGCACTTACCGGACCAGCTAGCCTCAGTGACCAGAATCTCTTCCTCTGATCTCACCCTGGGGCATGTGACCAGGGCCCTGTGCCGAGGCATTGTCCAAAACCTGCACTCCATGCTTCCATTTCACCAGCTCAAGGAATGGGGTGTGGAGCGGGTGATTGGCAGTGGGAGTGCGCTGTCCAGGAACGAGGTGCTGAAGCAGGAGGTGCAGAGGGCTTTTCCCTTCCCAGTGTCCTTTGGGCAGGATGTGGACGCAGCTGTGGGGGCAGCACTGGTCATGCTCCAGAAAAATCTTAACCAGAGGGAGTCTTAG
- the SHPK gene encoding sedoheptulokinase isoform X1 — translation MAARVVTLGIDLGTTSVKAALLEAAPGHPPGFVVLASCARAARAEAAAPQGQEQDVSRIIQALNECLAALPRQLLQEVCGIGVSGQMHGVMFWKTDQGCEWREGRVSPVFEPGAVSHLVTWQDGRCSSGFLASLPQPESHLNVASGFGCATIFWLLKNSPELLKSYDAAGTIHDYVVAMLCGLPRSLMCDQNAASWGYFNTQSQSWNLEILRASGFPVHLLPDIAEAGSVAGRTSHAWFEIPKGTPVGVALGDLQASVYSCMAKRTDAVLNISTSVQLATSMPSGFQPAQTPDPAAPVTYFPYFDRTYLAVAASLNGGNVLATFVHMLVQWMMDLGLEVEESTVYSRMIQAAAQQRDTCLTITPTVLGERHLPDQLASVTRISSSDLTLGHVTRALCRGIVQNLHSMLPFHQLKEWGVERVIGSGSALSRNEVLKQEVQRAFPFPVSFGQDVDAAVGAALVMLQKNLNQRES, via the exons ATGGCTGCGCGGGTGGTCACTCTCGGTATTGACCTGGGCACCACGTCTGTGAAGGCTGCCTTGCTGGAGGCCGCGCCCGGCCACCCACCTGGGTTCGTGGTACTAGCGAGCTGCGCCCGGGCTGCGCGGGCTGAGGCGGCGGCGCCCCAG GGGCAAGAGCAGGATGTGAGCAGAATCATCCAAGCCCTAAATGAATGCCTTGCTGCCCTTCCTCGGCAGCTGCTCCAGGAAGTCTGTGGCATTGGAGTGTCAGGACAAATGCATGGAGTCATGTTTTGGAAAACAGACCAAG GTTGTgaatggagagagggaagagtTTCTCCTGTGTTTGAGCCTGGAGCCGTGAGCCACCTGGTCACATGGCAGGATGGCCGGTGTAGCAGCGGGTTCCTAGCTTCTTTGCCCCAGCCAGAGTCCCATCTCAATGTGGCCTCAGGATTTGGCTGTGCAACCATCTTCTGGCTTTTGAAGAATAG CCCAGAGTTGCTGAAGTCCTACGATGCTGCTGGCACCATCCATGACTATGTGGTTGCCATGCTGTGTGGCTTGCCAAGATCCCTGATGTGCGACCAGAATGCTGCTAGCTGGGGATATTTCAACACTCAGAGCCAAAGTTGGAACTTAGAGAT ATTGAGGGCCTCAGGCTTTCCTGTCCACCTGCTCCCAGACATCGCTGAGGCTGGCAGTGTGGCAGGCAGAACTTCCCATGCCTGGTTTGAAATCCCAAAGGGGACACCGGTGGGCGTGGCCTTGGGTGATTTACAGGCCTCCGTGTATTCCTGTATGGCCAAAAGGACAGATGCAG TTCTCAACATCAGCACCTCAGTTCAGTTGGCAACCTCCATGCCTTCTGGATTCCAGCCGGCGCAGACTCCAGACCCTGCAGCTCCTGTCACCTACTTCCCATACTTTGACAGGACCTACCTGGCAGTGGCAGCATCACTCAATGGGGGCAACGTGCTGGCCACGTTTGTCCATATGCTGGTACAGTGGATGATGGATCTAG GTCTAGAAGTTGAAGAATCCACTGTGTATTCACGCATGATCCAGGCAGCTGCACAGCAGAGAGACACCTGCCTAACTATCACTCCAACGGTGTTGGGGGAGAGGCACTTACCGGACCAGCTAGCCTCAGTGACCAGAATCTCTTCCTCTGATCTCACCCTGGGGCATGTGACCAGGGCCCTGTGCCGAGGCATTGTCCAAAACCTGCACTCCATGCTTCCATTTCACCAGCTCAAGGAATGGGGTGTGGAGCGGGTGATTGGCAGTGGGAGTGCGCTGTCCAGGAACGAGGTGCTGAAGCAGGAGGTGCAGAGGGCTTTTCCCTTCCCAGTGTCCTTTGGGCAGGATGTGGACGCAGCTGTGGGGGCAGCACTGGTCATGCTCCAGAAAAATCTTAACCAGAGGGAGTCTTAG
- the SHPK gene encoding sedoheptulokinase isoform X4: protein MAARVVTLGIDLGTTSVKAALLEAAPGHPPGFVVLASCARAARAEAAAPQGQEQDVSRIIQALNECLAALPRQLLQEVCGIGVSGQMHGVMFWKTDQGCEWREGRVSPVFEPGAVSHLVTWQDGRCSSGFLASLPQPESHLNVASGFGCATIFWLLKNSPELLKSYDAAGTIHDYVVAMLCGLPRSLMCDQNAASWGYFNTQSQSWNLEILRASGFPVHLLPDIAEAGSVAGRTSHAWFEIPKGTPVGVALGDLQASVYSCMAKRTDAGLEVEESTVYSRMIQAAAQQRDTCLTITPTVLGERHLPDQLASVTRISSSDLTLGHVTRALCRGIVQNLHSMLPFHQLKEWGVERVIGSGSALSRNEVLKQEVQRAFPFPVSFGQDVDAAVGAALVMLQKNLNQRES from the exons ATGGCTGCGCGGGTGGTCACTCTCGGTATTGACCTGGGCACCACGTCTGTGAAGGCTGCCTTGCTGGAGGCCGCGCCCGGCCACCCACCTGGGTTCGTGGTACTAGCGAGCTGCGCCCGGGCTGCGCGGGCTGAGGCGGCGGCGCCCCAG GGGCAAGAGCAGGATGTGAGCAGAATCATCCAAGCCCTAAATGAATGCCTTGCTGCCCTTCCTCGGCAGCTGCTCCAGGAAGTCTGTGGCATTGGAGTGTCAGGACAAATGCATGGAGTCATGTTTTGGAAAACAGACCAAG GTTGTgaatggagagagggaagagtTTCTCCTGTGTTTGAGCCTGGAGCCGTGAGCCACCTGGTCACATGGCAGGATGGCCGGTGTAGCAGCGGGTTCCTAGCTTCTTTGCCCCAGCCAGAGTCCCATCTCAATGTGGCCTCAGGATTTGGCTGTGCAACCATCTTCTGGCTTTTGAAGAATAG CCCAGAGTTGCTGAAGTCCTACGATGCTGCTGGCACCATCCATGACTATGTGGTTGCCATGCTGTGTGGCTTGCCAAGATCCCTGATGTGCGACCAGAATGCTGCTAGCTGGGGATATTTCAACACTCAGAGCCAAAGTTGGAACTTAGAGAT ATTGAGGGCCTCAGGCTTTCCTGTCCACCTGCTCCCAGACATCGCTGAGGCTGGCAGTGTGGCAGGCAGAACTTCCCATGCCTGGTTTGAAATCCCAAAGGGGACACCGGTGGGCGTGGCCTTGGGTGATTTACAGGCCTCCGTGTATTCCTGTATGGCCAAAAGGACAGATGCAG GTCTAGAAGTTGAAGAATCCACTGTGTATTCACGCATGATCCAGGCAGCTGCACAGCAGAGAGACACCTGCCTAACTATCACTCCAACGGTGTTGGGGGAGAGGCACTTACCGGACCAGCTAGCCTCAGTGACCAGAATCTCTTCCTCTGATCTCACCCTGGGGCATGTGACCAGGGCCCTGTGCCGAGGCATTGTCCAAAACCTGCACTCCATGCTTCCATTTCACCAGCTCAAGGAATGGGGTGTGGAGCGGGTGATTGGCAGTGGGAGTGCGCTGTCCAGGAACGAGGTGCTGAAGCAGGAGGTGCAGAGGGCTTTTCCCTTCCCAGTGTCCTTTGGGCAGGATGTGGACGCAGCTGTGGGGGCAGCACTGGTCATGCTCCAGAAAAATCTTAACCAGAGGGAGTCTTAG
- the SHPK gene encoding sedoheptulokinase isoform X3, with protein MPCCPSSAAAPGSLWHWSVRTNAWSHVLENRPRKKERKEKKRKKKRKDRKKERGCEWREGRVSPVFEPGAVSHLVTWQDGRCSSGFLASLPQPESHLNVASGFGCATIFWLLKNSPELLKSYDAAGTIHDYVVAMLCGLPRSLMCDQNAASWGYFNTQSQSWNLEILRASGFPVHLLPDIAEAGSVAGRTSHAWFEIPKGTPVGVALGDLQASVYSCMAKRTDAVLNISTSVQLATSMPSGFQPAQTPDPAAPVTYFPYFDRTYLAVAASLNGGNVLATFVHMLVQWMMDLGLEVEESTVYSRMIQAAAQQRDTCLTITPTVLGERHLPDQLASVTRISSSDLTLGHVTRALCRGIVQNLHSMLPFHQLKEWGVERVIGSGSALSRNEVLKQEVQRAFPFPVSFGQDVDAAVGAALVMLQKNLNQRES; from the exons ATGCCTTGCTGCCCTTCCTCGGCAGCTGCTCCAGGAAGTCTGTGGCATTGGAGTGTCAGGACAAATGCATGGAGTCATGTTTTGGAAAACAGACCAAG aaaaaaagaaagaaaagaaaagaaaagaaaaaagaaaagaaaagacagaaagaaagaaagag GTTGTgaatggagagagggaagagtTTCTCCTGTGTTTGAGCCTGGAGCCGTGAGCCACCTGGTCACATGGCAGGATGGCCGGTGTAGCAGCGGGTTCCTAGCTTCTTTGCCCCAGCCAGAGTCCCATCTCAATGTGGCCTCAGGATTTGGCTGTGCAACCATCTTCTGGCTTTTGAAGAATAG CCCAGAGTTGCTGAAGTCCTACGATGCTGCTGGCACCATCCATGACTATGTGGTTGCCATGCTGTGTGGCTTGCCAAGATCCCTGATGTGCGACCAGAATGCTGCTAGCTGGGGATATTTCAACACTCAGAGCCAAAGTTGGAACTTAGAGAT ATTGAGGGCCTCAGGCTTTCCTGTCCACCTGCTCCCAGACATCGCTGAGGCTGGCAGTGTGGCAGGCAGAACTTCCCATGCCTGGTTTGAAATCCCAAAGGGGACACCGGTGGGCGTGGCCTTGGGTGATTTACAGGCCTCCGTGTATTCCTGTATGGCCAAAAGGACAGATGCAG TTCTCAACATCAGCACCTCAGTTCAGTTGGCAACCTCCATGCCTTCTGGATTCCAGCCGGCGCAGACTCCAGACCCTGCAGCTCCTGTCACCTACTTCCCATACTTTGACAGGACCTACCTGGCAGTGGCAGCATCACTCAATGGGGGCAACGTGCTGGCCACGTTTGTCCATATGCTGGTACAGTGGATGATGGATCTAG GTCTAGAAGTTGAAGAATCCACTGTGTATTCACGCATGATCCAGGCAGCTGCACAGCAGAGAGACACCTGCCTAACTATCACTCCAACGGTGTTGGGGGAGAGGCACTTACCGGACCAGCTAGCCTCAGTGACCAGAATCTCTTCCTCTGATCTCACCCTGGGGCATGTGACCAGGGCCCTGTGCCGAGGCATTGTCCAAAACCTGCACTCCATGCTTCCATTTCACCAGCTCAAGGAATGGGGTGTGGAGCGGGTGATTGGCAGTGGGAGTGCGCTGTCCAGGAACGAGGTGCTGAAGCAGGAGGTGCAGAGGGCTTTTCCCTTCCCAGTGTCCTTTGGGCAGGATGTGGACGCAGCTGTGGGGGCAGCACTGGTCATGCTCCAGAAAAATCTTAACCAGAGGGAGTCTTAG